The Streptomyces sp. HUAS CB01 genome has a segment encoding these proteins:
- a CDS encoding TetR/AcrR family transcriptional regulator yields MSRTVLTREQVLEAADDLVKQHGPDALTMRGLAARLGTAATSIYWHVGNRESLLDALVDRTVEEMGAIQPTGRTPATRIVSVARRLRGELHARPHLIAMVHERGLTERVFLPAQHALVREVHTAGLRGARAAEAVRAVQFQVVGFVLVECARGLAPAETSGRERPRRTASARKDPALARALARPADPERLFTASMRALVKSLLAQGRT; encoded by the coding sequence ATGTCGCGTACCGTGCTGACCCGCGAGCAGGTGCTGGAGGCCGCGGACGACCTCGTGAAACAGCACGGCCCCGACGCGCTCACCATGCGGGGGCTCGCCGCCCGGCTCGGTACGGCCGCGACGTCCATCTACTGGCACGTCGGCAACCGTGAGTCGCTGCTCGACGCGCTCGTGGACCGGACGGTGGAGGAGATGGGTGCGATACAGCCGACCGGCCGCACCCCGGCCACCCGGATCGTCTCGGTCGCCCGACGGCTGCGCGGTGAGCTGCACGCCCGGCCGCACCTGATCGCGATGGTCCATGAACGCGGCCTGACCGAGCGGGTGTTCCTGCCCGCACAGCACGCGCTCGTCCGCGAGGTGCACACCGCCGGGCTGCGGGGGGCGCGCGCCGCCGAGGCGGTCCGCGCGGTGCAGTTCCAGGTCGTCGGCTTCGTCCTGGTCGAGTGCGCGCGCGGGCTCGCACCGGCGGAGACGTCCGGGCGGGAGCGGCCGCGGAGGACCGCGAGTGCGCGGAAGGACCCGGCCCTGGCGCGCGCGCTGGCACGTCCCGCCGACCCCGAGCGGCTGTTCACCGCGTCCATGAGGGCCCTGGTGAAGTCCCTGCTGGCCCAGGGGAGAACCTGA
- a CDS encoding DEDDh family exonuclease, translating into MTMLDDRTTAAAWPAAYPQGYAVVDVETTGLARDDRIVSAAVYRLDARGNVEDHWYSLVNPERDPGPVWIHGLTSDMLEGAPLFGDIAQEFAHRLDGRVLVAHNAVFDWSMIAREYARAEHLPPVRQRLCTIALSKELSLPLPNHKLESLAAHFGVVQRHAHNALDDARVLAEAFRPSLHTAAERGVRLPLLECRPLTEWSTAPSAPRIGRQASGSAYRPNSWRPSRKRPPCPYPNPGRYEADKPLKQGMRVAFSGDTSVERELLEDRAVEAGLHVATSVSRLTSLLVTNDPDAPTSKTLRAKSYGTPVIDEAAFTQLLRDVAPAEG; encoded by the coding sequence GTGACCATGCTCGACGACCGCACGACAGCAGCAGCGTGGCCGGCCGCGTACCCCCAGGGGTACGCGGTCGTCGACGTGGAGACCACCGGCCTCGCCCGTGACGACCGGATAGTGTCGGCTGCCGTCTACCGCCTGGACGCCCGGGGAAACGTCGAGGACCACTGGTACTCCCTGGTCAACCCCGAGCGGGATCCCGGTCCGGTGTGGATCCACGGACTGACGAGCGACATGCTGGAGGGCGCGCCGCTCTTCGGCGACATCGCCCAGGAGTTCGCGCACCGGCTGGACGGCCGGGTGCTCGTCGCGCACAACGCCGTCTTCGACTGGTCCATGATCGCCAGGGAGTACGCACGGGCGGAGCACTTGCCACCCGTGCGCCAGCGGCTGTGCACGATCGCCCTGTCCAAGGAGCTGTCGCTGCCGCTCCCCAACCACAAGCTGGAGTCCCTCGCCGCGCACTTCGGCGTCGTCCAGCGCCATGCGCACAACGCCCTGGACGACGCCCGGGTGCTGGCGGAGGCGTTCCGGCCGAGTCTGCACACGGCGGCCGAGCGGGGCGTGCGACTGCCGCTGCTGGAGTGCCGCCCGCTCACCGAGTGGTCCACCGCGCCCTCCGCGCCGCGGATCGGCCGGCAGGCGTCGGGGTCCGCGTACCGGCCGAACAGCTGGCGTCCGTCACGCAAGCGGCCTCCGTGCCCGTACCCGAATCCGGGGCGCTACGAAGCGGACAAGCCGCTCAAACAGGGCATGAGGGTGGCCTTTTCGGGTGACACGTCGGTCGAGCGGGAACTGCTCGAGGACCGTGCCGTCGAGGCGGGCCTCCACGTCGCGACGAGCGTCTCCCGGCTGACGAGCCTCCTCGTGACCAATGATCCCGACGCGCCCACGTCGAAGACGCTCCGGGCGAAGTCGTACGGGACGCCGGTCATCGACGAGGCCGCGTTCACCCAGCTGCTCAGGGACGTGGCGCCGGCCGAGGGGTGA